One window of Mesorhizobium loti R88b genomic DNA carries:
- a CDS encoding tagatose kinase, translated as MNRRREIASQFTGPTIVAGEILVEIMATERGLGFLEPLTLMGPYPSGAPAIFIDQVARLGGGAGLIGCVGRDDFGTLNLERLRRDGVDVSAVDVNDRYPTGSAFVRYRPDGGRDFVYNIAESAAGQIHLTAEARQLADKAGHLHVMGSTLSVSGLKEIVAYAVKAVRARGGSTSFDPNVRKELIDGADGALFSALVDDADLLLPSGDELLAAAGVDDERQAVTALIARGVGEIVLKRGAAGSTRFGADGSRIDCAGFLVEEVDPTGAGDCFGATYLTCRRKGMEPAKALFYANAAGARNVTRRGPMEGLAGFDVLDDFIAGTQRAT; from the coding sequence ATGAACCGCCGAAGGGAGATCGCCTCCCAATTTACGGGGCCGACGATAGTCGCCGGCGAAATCCTGGTCGAGATCATGGCAACGGAGCGGGGTCTCGGCTTCCTGGAGCCGCTGACGCTGATGGGTCCTTATCCGAGCGGGGCGCCGGCCATCTTCATCGACCAGGTCGCGAGGCTCGGCGGCGGCGCCGGCCTCATCGGCTGCGTTGGCCGCGACGATTTTGGAACCCTCAACCTGGAAAGGCTGAGGCGCGACGGCGTCGACGTCTCGGCCGTTGATGTCAACGACCGCTACCCCACGGGAAGCGCGTTCGTGCGCTACAGGCCGGACGGCGGCAGGGACTTTGTCTACAACATCGCCGAATCCGCCGCAGGGCAGATCCACCTTACTGCTGAGGCGCGCCAGCTGGCGGACAAGGCAGGCCATCTCCATGTCATGGGGTCGACCCTGTCAGTATCGGGGCTGAAGGAGATCGTCGCCTATGCCGTGAAGGCCGTGCGTGCCCGGGGCGGCTCGACCTCCTTCGATCCGAATGTGCGCAAGGAGCTGATCGACGGCGCCGACGGAGCGCTATTTTCCGCGCTGGTCGACGATGCGGATCTGCTGCTGCCTTCCGGCGACGAGCTGCTTGCCGCGGCAGGCGTCGACGACGAACGCCAGGCGGTGACGGCGCTGATCGCCAGAGGCGTCGGCGAGATTGTGCTGAAGCGCGGCGCTGCCGGTTCTACCCGTTTCGGCGCCGACGGCAGCAGGATCGACTGTGCCGGCTTCCTGGTCGAGGAAGTCGACCCCACCGGGGCTGGCGACTGTTTCGGCGCGACCTACCTGACTTGCCGGCGCAAGGGGATGGAGCCTGCCAAGGCGCTGTTCTATGCCAATGCCGCCGGCGCCCGCAACGTCACGCGGCGTGGGCCCATGGAGGGCCTTGCCGGCTTCGATGTGCTTGATGATTTCATTGCCGGAACACAGAGAGCGACATGA
- a CDS encoding MFS transporter — protein MSFGLNLAPQHRVYAGFAIYSFAMGNIFPRLPDIKHAMGIGDGTLGLSLIGTPIGTLTALTLAAPLLERVGFRRALLALVPLLALAYAIAVHAPGPLALFLMLFPVGLMIGSVEIMLNVEADRTEFLVKRRIMNRAHSFWSMGFFGAGLFGAALGHLGVSPQLHLALIVPIVAISMALFLGGYQPAPSRFAGASAGEKAPMLARPTLPILVLVAVTLAAMLMEGASIDWSAIYMRTVFDSGPFVAGFTVALFAFSQATTRFFADSFVDRHSPSGVARVLLVLMAAGVLLVFFSPMPFVSMLGFALLGIGTSALFPLAISAAAQRTDRPASINVAALSQISFVAFLLGPPLLGFVSDHWGIRSAFGIGIPFIILSLLTAGSLGRRPAAGKPAAPTDEPLEPTPDKLLARAAEG, from the coding sequence ATGAGCTTTGGCCTCAACCTTGCCCCTCAACACCGCGTCTATGCCGGATTCGCGATCTACTCCTTCGCCATGGGCAACATCTTTCCGCGGCTGCCCGATATCAAGCACGCCATGGGTATCGGGGACGGCACGCTCGGCCTCAGCCTGATCGGAACACCGATCGGCACCTTGACGGCACTGACGCTGGCAGCGCCGCTGCTCGAGCGCGTCGGCTTCCGCCGCGCGCTGCTTGCCCTGGTCCCGCTGCTGGCGCTTGCCTACGCCATCGCCGTGCATGCGCCGGGTCCGCTGGCGCTGTTCCTGATGCTGTTTCCAGTCGGCCTGATGATCGGCAGCGTCGAGATCATGCTCAATGTCGAGGCCGACCGGACCGAATTCCTGGTCAAGCGCCGTATCATGAACCGTGCGCATTCGTTCTGGAGCATGGGCTTTTTCGGTGCCGGCCTGTTTGGCGCCGCACTCGGGCATCTCGGCGTATCGCCGCAACTGCATCTGGCGCTGATCGTGCCGATCGTCGCGATCTCGATGGCACTGTTCCTCGGGGGCTACCAACCAGCACCAAGTCGCTTCGCGGGCGCCAGCGCCGGCGAGAAGGCACCCATGCTGGCAAGACCGACGCTGCCCATCCTTGTCCTCGTCGCAGTAACGCTCGCCGCCATGCTGATGGAAGGCGCCAGCATCGACTGGTCGGCGATCTATATGCGCACGGTCTTCGACTCCGGCCCCTTCGTCGCCGGCTTCACGGTGGCGCTGTTCGCCTTTTCTCAAGCAACCACGCGTTTCTTCGCCGATAGTTTCGTCGACCGCCATTCGCCGAGCGGCGTGGCGCGGGTGCTGCTGGTGTTGATGGCGGCCGGCGTGCTGCTTGTCTTCTTCTCGCCCATGCCGTTTGTCTCCATGCTGGGCTTTGCCCTTCTGGGGATCGGCACCAGCGCCCTCTTCCCGCTGGCGATCTCGGCCGCCGCTCAACGGACGGATCGGCCTGCGTCGATCAATGTCGCGGCGCTGTCGCAGATCTCCTTCGTTGCCTTCCTGCTTGGGCCGCCGCTGCTCGGCTTCGTCTCCGACCATTGGGGCATCCGCTCGGCCTTTGGCATCGGCATCCCGTTCATTATCCTCAGCCTGCTGACCGCAGGATCGCTTGGCCGGCGGCCGGCCGCTGGCAAACCAGCGGCGCCGACCGACGAGCCGCTCGAACCGACGCCGGACAAGCTACTGGCGCGCGCCGCAGAGGGATAA
- a CDS encoding D-tagatose-bisphosphate aldolase, class II, non-catalytic subunit, whose protein sequence is MANPLATLASARRNGSPYGITSICSAHPTVIQTAIRRAVADKEAVLLIEATCNQVNQFGGYTGMTPDLFVAFVLEIASKEGLDPQRIIFGGDHLGPNPWRAEPAAQAMSKAEAMVTAYVWAGFSKIHLDASMGCAGEPAALDDETIATRAARLAKAAEKAARARGGALPVYIIGTEVPAPGGVDHAISELKPTQAAAARRTIEVHREIFAREGLADAFGRVIAVVVQPGVEFGSQNVVAYRPEASKALTALLDEEPSLVYEAHSTDYQSRAALTALVGNGFPILKVGPGLTFALREALYGLDLIASEMVADYGDRSLARAMERIMLAAPGHWHSHYHGSETGRYLQRHYSYSDRIRYYWSNPTAAVAVGHLREVLTGVSIPETLMRQFLPMVPAMLGPAGDPNAILHDAIGQVLADYDAACRGNTA, encoded by the coding sequence ATGGCCAATCCGCTTGCAACGCTCGCCTCCGCGCGCAGGAACGGATCGCCCTACGGCATCACCTCGATCTGCTCGGCCCATCCAACGGTGATCCAGACTGCGATCAGGCGTGCGGTCGCCGACAAGGAAGCCGTCTTGCTGATCGAGGCGACCTGCAATCAGGTTAACCAGTTCGGCGGCTACACCGGGATGACCCCGGACCTGTTCGTCGCCTTCGTGCTGGAGATCGCCAGCAAGGAAGGTCTCGACCCCCAGCGCATTATCTTTGGTGGCGACCATCTCGGGCCCAACCCGTGGCGTGCCGAGCCGGCCGCGCAAGCGATGAGCAAGGCCGAAGCCATGGTCACGGCCTATGTCTGGGCCGGCTTCAGCAAGATCCATCTCGATGCGTCGATGGGCTGCGCCGGCGAGCCGGCGGCGCTGGATGACGAGACCATCGCGACCCGGGCGGCGCGACTGGCCAAGGCGGCTGAAAAGGCGGCGCGCGCGCGCGGTGGCGCATTGCCGGTCTACATCATCGGCACCGAGGTTCCAGCGCCTGGCGGCGTCGATCACGCGATCAGCGAACTCAAGCCCACGCAAGCGGCGGCGGCCCGTCGCACCATCGAGGTGCATCGCGAGATCTTTGCCCGCGAAGGCCTGGCGGACGCGTTTGGCCGCGTCATTGCCGTGGTCGTGCAGCCCGGCGTCGAATTCGGCAGCCAGAACGTCGTCGCCTACAGACCGGAGGCATCGAAAGCGCTGACCGCGCTGCTCGATGAAGAGCCGTCGCTCGTCTATGAGGCACATTCCACCGACTACCAGAGCCGCGCGGCGCTGACCGCACTTGTCGGCAATGGCTTTCCGATCCTTAAAGTAGGCCCAGGCCTGACATTCGCCTTGCGCGAGGCGCTTTACGGGCTCGACCTGATCGCGTCCGAAATGGTTGCCGACTATGGCGACAGGTCGCTTGCCCGCGCGATGGAACGCATCATGCTGGCAGCACCCGGCCATTGGCACAGCCACTATCATGGCAGTGAAACGGGCCGCTATCTGCAGCGGCACTACAGTTACAGCGACCGCATTCGCTACTACTGGAGCAACCCCACCGCAGCCGTTGCCGTCGGCCATCTGCGCGAGGTTCTCACCGGCGTCAGCATCCCTGAAACGCTGATGCGGCAGTTCCTGCCGATGGTGCCGGCCATGCTCGGGCCGGCGGGAGATCCAAACGCCATTCTTCACGACGCGATCGGCCAGGTGCTGGCCGACTACGACGCGGCTTGCCGTGGGAACACCGCCTGA
- a CDS encoding DeoR/GlpR family DNA-binding transcription regulator gives MLTDQRHQLIRDRLAAEGSVVAGELASHFGVSEDTVRRDLRELAKAGQCRRVYGGAVASAPFATMPVSLRASHAVEEKTRLAGATVALLARGQTLFIDSGTTNAAIARAIPRDLDLTVATNSLEIASVLSDHALIELIVLGGRFDRHLGACVGADTLAAVAQLGADLFILGSCGLDASRGVTAFDSAEAEVKRAMAKNSAGIVIAVTNDKLATAAPYRVAGAEAIRHLVVEKTAPAAIVADFERQGAEIHFA, from the coding sequence ATGCTCACCGATCAACGCCACCAGCTTATCCGCGACCGTCTTGCGGCGGAGGGAAGCGTGGTGGCCGGCGAACTGGCGAGCCATTTCGGCGTTTCGGAAGACACGGTGCGCCGCGACCTCAGGGAACTGGCAAAGGCCGGACAATGCCGCCGCGTCTATGGCGGCGCGGTTGCATCAGCACCTTTCGCGACCATGCCGGTCAGCCTGCGCGCCAGCCATGCGGTCGAAGAAAAGACGCGGCTGGCCGGCGCGACCGTGGCATTGCTCGCGCGCGGACAGACTTTGTTCATCGACAGCGGCACGACCAATGCCGCGATCGCCAGGGCCATCCCGCGCGACCTCGATCTGACCGTCGCCACCAATTCGCTCGAAATTGCCTCGGTGTTGTCGGACCACGCCCTGATCGAGCTGATTGTGCTGGGCGGCAGGTTCGACCGCCACCTCGGCGCTTGCGTCGGCGCCGACACGCTTGCCGCCGTGGCGCAGCTTGGCGCGGATCTGTTTATTTTGGGCTCGTGCGGTCTCGATGCATCTCGGGGCGTAACGGCGTTCGATTCGGCGGAGGCCGAGGTGAAACGGGCGATGGCCAAGAACAGCGCCGGCATCGTCATCGCGGTCACCAACGACAAGCTGGCCACCGCAGCGCCTTATCGCGTCGCCGGAGCGGAGGCGATCCGCCACCTGGTGGTCGAAAAGACCGCACCGGCCGCAATCGTTGCCGATTTCGAACGCCAGGGCGCCGAAATCCATTTCGCCTGA